The following are encoded in a window of Nibricoccus aquaticus genomic DNA:
- the panC gene encoding pantoate--beta-alanine ligase, producing MQKLTSVSEMQRVAEEMRLKGQIIGLVPTMGALHEGHLSLIRQMAETADVVVVSIFVNPTQFGPSEDFAKYPRELENDQRLCEEAGADVVFAPPVEEMYPKGYSTYVTEEFVAKPLEGATRPTHFRGVTTVVAKLFNIVRPHQAIFGQKDAQQVAVLQKMVDDLHLGVQIVVAPTLREPEGLAMSSRNRYLGNNQRAEALAIYQALKYATEMVAKGERRPDRLIAEATHILSQKRRVRVIYISIVDRKTMEPMREVEPGRSLMGIAAWVDETRLIDNVVL from the coding sequence ATGCAAAAACTGACGTCGGTTTCCGAGATGCAACGAGTGGCCGAAGAAATGCGGCTCAAAGGGCAGATCATCGGGCTGGTGCCGACGATGGGGGCGTTGCACGAGGGACATTTAAGCCTGATCCGGCAGATGGCGGAAACGGCGGATGTGGTGGTGGTGTCGATCTTCGTGAATCCGACGCAGTTCGGGCCGAGCGAGGATTTTGCGAAGTACCCGCGTGAGCTGGAGAACGATCAACGGCTTTGCGAAGAGGCGGGGGCGGATGTGGTTTTCGCGCCGCCGGTGGAGGAGATGTATCCCAAGGGCTATTCGACCTACGTGACGGAAGAATTTGTGGCGAAACCGCTCGAAGGGGCGACGCGGCCGACGCATTTCCGCGGAGTGACGACGGTGGTGGCGAAGCTTTTTAATATCGTGCGGCCGCATCAGGCGATCTTCGGGCAGAAGGATGCGCAGCAAGTCGCGGTGTTGCAGAAGATGGTCGATGACCTGCACCTCGGCGTACAGATCGTGGTGGCGCCGACACTGCGCGAGCCCGAGGGGCTGGCGATGAGTTCGCGGAACCGTTATCTTGGAAATAATCAGCGGGCCGAGGCGCTGGCGATTTATCAGGCGCTGAAGTACGCGACGGAGATGGTGGCCAAGGGCGAGCGGCGGCCGGACCGGTTGATCGCGGAGGCGACGCATATTTTGTCCCAGAAGCGTCGGGTGCGCGTGATCTATATTTCGATTGTGGATCGGAAGACGATGGAGCCGATGCGCGAAGTGGAGCCGGGGCGTTCGCTGATGGGTATCGCGGCGTGGGTGGATGAGACGCGGTTGATCGATAACGTGGTGCTGTGA
- a CDS encoding 2-dehydropantoate 2-reductase — protein sequence MENVFAKIAVVGSGALGCYYGAMLARSGVAVTFLVRSDLAVVRERGLRVKLPTEEFALREVRAQATPEEIGPCDLVIVALKTTANGDFRTLIAPLLHERTAILTLQNGLGSDEELARLFGAERVMGGLCFICVNRTAPGEVLCIEPGSLSLGEFGRPVSERLRAVGELFTRSGVRCQLGDDLAWLRWKKLVWNVPFNGLSIVAGGITTDVILADAALEAEVRALMAEVIGAAGKLGYAIPMNVIDQQIAHTRPMGPYKPSSLIDYLAGRAVEVEEIWGEPLRRAQAVGAQVPRMAMLYALLGRLTKR from the coding sequence ATGGAAAACGTCTTCGCGAAAATAGCTGTGGTCGGGTCGGGTGCGCTGGGTTGTTATTATGGAGCGATGCTGGCGCGTAGTGGAGTGGCGGTGACGTTTTTGGTGCGGAGCGATCTGGCGGTGGTGCGTGAGCGGGGGCTAAGGGTTAAATTGCCGACGGAAGAGTTTGCGCTGCGGGAGGTGCGGGCGCAGGCAACGCCGGAGGAGATCGGGCCGTGCGATCTGGTGATCGTGGCGCTGAAGACGACAGCGAACGGGGATTTTAGGACGTTGATCGCGCCGTTGCTGCATGAGCGGACGGCGATTTTGACGCTGCAAAACGGGCTGGGCTCGGATGAGGAGCTGGCGCGGCTTTTCGGCGCGGAGCGGGTGATGGGAGGGCTGTGTTTTATCTGCGTGAACCGGACTGCGCCGGGCGAGGTGCTGTGCATCGAGCCGGGGTCGCTTTCGCTGGGCGAATTTGGGCGACCGGTGAGTGAGCGGTTGCGGGCGGTGGGGGAGCTATTTACGCGAAGCGGGGTGCGCTGCCAGCTGGGCGACGATCTGGCGTGGCTGCGCTGGAAGAAGCTGGTGTGGAATGTACCGTTCAACGGGCTCTCGATCGTGGCGGGAGGGATCACGACGGATGTGATTCTGGCGGATGCTGCACTGGAAGCTGAGGTGCGCGCGTTGATGGCTGAGGTGATTGGTGCGGCTGGAAAACTGGGATATGCAATTCCGATGAATGTGATCGATCAGCAGATCGCGCACACGCGGCCGATGGGGCCGTACAAGCCGTCGAGCTTGATTGATTATCTCGCGGGGCGGGCGGTGGAGGTGGAGGAGATCTGGGGTGAGCCCTTGCGTCGGGCCCAGGCGGTGGGGGCTCAGGTGCCGAGGATGGCGATGTTATATGCGCTGCTGGGGCGGCTGACGAAGCGATAG
- a CDS encoding PEP-CTERM sorting domain-containing protein — protein sequence MKTRIHLLAVGLTAFALTATAQIIPDPVGVNTFTQASAFNTASYAATFGNAPGGMGLYFASQAFAPSATVSSWNFVTQNSDIAPSIPWLAGGGTVKTIFLGESAGANNDFGFIRSGTSISTSSNYIPLATNIVNTNTPGGTIQSGWETLANYGAGERLDFWLNNPGTFDGGGAYFAFLENSVGAAFAGGDPYTHSKYSWTNVLTEYVDTNGATVRGNVATLLIAFEDLRGPALAPGAALPTIAPGDGDYTDFIVGFQFLPTQPSMVPEPSTYGLIAALGLMAVIARRRFNQSRQIKA from the coding sequence ATGAAAACACGCATCCATCTGCTCGCGGTCGGCCTGACCGCTTTTGCGCTCACCGCGACCGCTCAAATCATCCCCGACCCGGTCGGCGTTAACACGTTCACCCAGGCATCCGCCTTCAACACCGCCAGCTACGCCGCCACCTTCGGCAACGCCCCCGGCGGCATGGGCCTCTATTTTGCCTCACAAGCATTCGCTCCCAGCGCGACGGTGAGCAGCTGGAACTTCGTCACCCAAAACTCCGACATCGCCCCCTCGATCCCCTGGCTCGCAGGCGGCGGCACCGTGAAAACGATCTTCCTCGGCGAATCCGCCGGCGCGAATAACGACTTCGGCTTCATCAGATCGGGCACCAGCATCTCGACATCCTCCAACTATATTCCCCTCGCCACGAATATCGTAAACACGAATACACCCGGCGGCACGATCCAGAGCGGCTGGGAAACCCTGGCCAACTACGGCGCCGGCGAACGCCTGGACTTCTGGCTGAACAACCCGGGCACCTTCGACGGTGGTGGCGCCTATTTCGCATTCCTTGAGAACTCTGTCGGTGCTGCCTTTGCCGGCGGCGATCCCTATACTCACAGCAAATACTCCTGGACGAACGTCCTCACTGAGTATGTGGACACCAACGGCGCGACCGTCCGCGGCAATGTCGCCACTCTTCTGATCGCGTTCGAAGACCTCCGCGGCCCCGCCCTTGCTCCCGGTGCAGCCCTCCCCACCATCGCCCCCGGGGATGGTGACTACACCGACTTCATCGTCGGCTTCCAGTTCCTCCCCACACAGCCAAGCATGGTCCCTGAGCCCTCCACCTATGGACTCATCGCCGCCCTCGGCCTGATGGCTGTCATCGCCCGCCGCCGGTTCAACCAGTCACGCCAGATCAAAGCCTGA
- a CDS encoding LL-diaminopimelate aminotransferase produces the protein MIRINENFTKLKASYLFSDIAKRVSAYTQANPDKPVIRLGIGDVTEPLPQVCLDALHAGTDELSKRATFKGYGPEQGYAFLREAIAQHDYAARGAKIEADEIFVSDGSKCDCGNIQEIFSTDVRLAIPDPVYPVYVDTNVMAGRTGTNIDGRYQGITYLDSTPANGYVPAIPGVATDLIYLCFPNNPTGAVATKAQLTAWVAYAKANKAIILFDSAYEAYIRNPEIPHSIYEIEGARDVAIEFRSFSKTAGFTGTRCAYTVVPKSLMAYDAAGNAHAVHALWNRRHTTKFNGVSYPVQKAAAAIYTDEGKKQVHAMTDFYLANAALIRTAVNKLGFSCIGGDNAPYIWVNAGRDSWEFFDLLLNKAQVVCTPGAGFGKCGEGHIRISAFNSRENVEKALDRIAAALK, from the coding sequence ATGATCCGCATCAACGAAAACTTCACCAAGCTTAAGGCATCCTACTTGTTCTCCGACATCGCCAAACGCGTGTCGGCCTACACCCAGGCCAATCCCGATAAACCCGTGATCCGCCTCGGTATCGGCGATGTCACCGAGCCTCTCCCTCAGGTTTGCCTCGACGCCCTCCACGCCGGCACCGACGAACTCAGCAAACGCGCCACCTTCAAAGGCTACGGCCCCGAACAGGGCTACGCCTTCCTCCGCGAAGCCATCGCCCAGCACGACTACGCCGCTCGCGGCGCCAAAATCGAGGCCGACGAGATCTTCGTTTCCGACGGCTCCAAGTGCGACTGCGGCAACATCCAGGAAATCTTCTCCACCGACGTCCGCCTCGCCATCCCCGATCCCGTGTATCCGGTTTACGTGGACACCAACGTCATGGCCGGCCGCACCGGCACCAACATCGATGGTCGCTACCAGGGCATCACCTACCTCGATAGCACGCCCGCCAACGGCTACGTCCCCGCAATTCCCGGCGTCGCCACCGACCTGATTTACCTCTGCTTCCCCAACAACCCCACCGGCGCCGTCGCCACCAAGGCCCAGCTCACCGCTTGGGTCGCTTACGCCAAGGCCAACAAAGCCATCATCCTCTTCGACTCCGCCTACGAGGCCTACATCCGCAACCCCGAGATCCCGCACTCCATCTACGAAATCGAGGGAGCCCGCGACGTCGCCATCGAGTTCCGCAGCTTCTCCAAGACCGCCGGCTTCACCGGCACCCGCTGCGCCTACACCGTCGTCCCGAAATCCCTCATGGCCTACGACGCCGCCGGTAACGCCCACGCCGTCCACGCCCTCTGGAACCGCCGCCACACCACCAAGTTCAACGGCGTCTCCTACCCCGTCCAAAAAGCCGCCGCAGCGATCTACACCGACGAAGGCAAGAAACAGGTCCACGCCATGACCGACTTCTACCTCGCCAACGCCGCCCTTATCCGCACCGCCGTCAACAAACTCGGCTTCTCCTGCATCGGCGGCGACAACGCCCCGTACATCTGGGTCAACGCCGGCCGCGACTCTTGGGAATTCTTCGATCTCCTCCTCAACAAAGCCCAGGTCGTCTGCACCCCCGGCGCGGGCTTCGGCAAATGCGGCGAAGGCCACATCCGCATCAGCGCTTTCAACAGCCGCGAAAACGTCGAGAAGGCCCTCGACCGCATCGCCGCCGCCTTGAAGTAA
- a CDS encoding ammonia-forming cytochrome c nitrite reductase subunit c552, with the protein MPFFKRGLALWHYVVLIAVTTVATFGVLLLYQNIVARKAEATQHVFRVVDVDENTVDPAAWGKNYPRQFDSYKRTVDIERTKHGGSDAFQKLDADPRWREIFKGYAFAVDYREERGHAYMLKDQDETERVTHFKQPGSCLHCHAAVIPTYIQAGLKAGIPAGPENREAQIQKGFEELCAMPYADARKLVAHPVTCTDCHAADSMDLRVSRPAFVNGIRALARSDYATPHLPSIERWRKEGRKGDYDPNKDASRQEMRSLVCAQCHVEYYFKGQGKLVTYPWDKGLRVEQIEAYYDEVKHVDWKHTDSGAPVLKAQHPEFELWSQGIHARSGVACADCHMPYVREGAIKVSNHHVRSPLLNIAQSCQTCHRYPEAEIRSRVEAIQDRNQSLMDRAEEAVVALIKNIQDAAKRGATDDALKGARDLQRKAQWRLDFIAAENSTGFHAPQEAARILGEAIDYARQGQILALSAK; encoded by the coding sequence ATGCCCTTCTTCAAACGCGGCCTCGCCCTCTGGCACTACGTCGTCCTCATCGCCGTCACCACCGTCGCCACCTTCGGCGTGCTCCTCCTCTACCAAAACATCGTCGCGCGCAAAGCCGAGGCCACCCAGCACGTCTTCCGCGTCGTCGATGTGGACGAAAACACCGTCGATCCCGCCGCCTGGGGAAAAAATTATCCCCGCCAGTTCGACTCCTACAAACGCACCGTCGACATCGAGCGCACCAAACACGGCGGCTCCGACGCCTTCCAGAAACTCGACGCCGACCCCCGCTGGCGCGAGATCTTCAAGGGCTACGCCTTCGCCGTCGATTACCGCGAAGAACGCGGCCACGCCTACATGCTCAAGGACCAGGACGAGACCGAGCGCGTCACCCACTTCAAACAGCCCGGCTCCTGCCTCCACTGCCACGCCGCTGTCATACCCACCTACATACAAGCCGGCTTGAAAGCCGGCATCCCCGCCGGCCCTGAAAACCGCGAGGCGCAAATCCAGAAAGGCTTCGAGGAACTCTGCGCCATGCCCTACGCCGACGCCCGCAAACTCGTCGCACATCCCGTCACCTGCACCGACTGCCACGCCGCCGACTCCATGGACCTCCGCGTCAGCCGCCCCGCCTTCGTCAACGGCATCCGCGCCCTCGCCCGCTCCGACTACGCCACGCCCCATCTCCCCAGCATCGAGCGCTGGCGCAAAGAAGGCCGCAAGGGCGACTACGACCCCAACAAAGACGCCTCCCGCCAGGAAATGCGCTCCCTCGTCTGCGCCCAATGCCACGTCGAGTACTACTTCAAGGGCCAGGGAAAACTCGTCACCTACCCGTGGGACAAAGGTCTCCGCGTCGAACAGATCGAGGCCTACTACGACGAAGTGAAACACGTGGATTGGAAACACACCGACTCCGGCGCGCCCGTCCTGAAAGCCCAGCACCCCGAATTCGAACTCTGGAGCCAGGGCATCCACGCCCGCAGTGGCGTCGCCTGCGCCGACTGCCACATGCCCTACGTCCGCGAAGGCGCCATTAAAGTCAGTAACCACCACGTCCGCAGCCCGCTCCTCAACATCGCCCAGTCCTGCCAGACTTGCCACCGCTACCCCGAAGCCGAGATCCGCTCCCGCGTCGAAGCCATTCAGGATCGCAACCAAAGCCTCATGGACCGCGCCGAGGAAGCCGTCGTCGCCCTCATCAAAAACATCCAGGACGCCGCCAAGCGCGGCGCGACCGACGACGCCCTCAAAGGCGCCCGCGACCTCCAGCGCAAAGCCCAGTGGCGCCTCGACTTCATCGCCGCCGAAAACTCCACCGGCTTCCATGCCCCGCAGGAAGCCGCCCGCATCCTCGGCGAAGCCATCGACTACGCCCGCCAGGGCCAGATCCTCGCCCTCTCCGCCAAGTAG
- a CDS encoding glycosyltransferase family 4 protein has protein sequence MPPSPQQQSGTAPALPPIVVSGTALAYTDGGKPAYVYRLLSGLARAESGYPIHLLVPERTNLEELPPQITVTFTPRKLPRSRPIISEIFTSFTLASIARQLDPRAIFITPSDFWALRYPRHRLAITHDALPEIDAVSAGSAIRRFYRRQCIRYAKKAGVWATISQFAADELTHHHGQDRRPAVLQNWMDASYRRPAPSAIASLRQKLGLPDRFILYVGGYSRYKNVECLIRAHALASHSAPLPPLVLVGKIPSLHSGFNPCDIHGEITRSACAPGSILMPGYVAESDMPALYSAATLFVSPSLHEGFGYPPVEAMVVGCPILVADRSSYREIVPDARCRFDPDQPETLARLLTEATSQPERFTSPFSPLYDESSGIARYLAAIRSLHA, from the coding sequence ATGCCTCCGTCTCCGCAGCAACAATCCGGCACCGCTCCCGCGCTGCCGCCTATCGTTGTTTCGGGCACCGCCCTCGCCTACACCGACGGAGGCAAACCGGCCTACGTGTACCGCCTCCTCTCCGGACTCGCCCGCGCCGAGTCCGGATACCCGATACACTTGCTCGTCCCCGAACGAACTAATCTCGAAGAGCTCCCGCCTCAGATAACCGTCACCTTCACCCCGCGAAAACTCCCGCGCAGCCGCCCGATCATCTCCGAGATTTTCACGAGCTTCACTCTGGCCAGCATCGCCCGCCAGCTCGACCCCCGTGCGATTTTCATCACCCCGAGCGACTTCTGGGCACTCCGCTATCCGCGACACCGGCTCGCCATCACTCACGACGCGCTTCCTGAAATCGATGCCGTCAGCGCAGGCAGCGCAATCCGCCGCTTCTACCGCCGCCAGTGCATCCGCTACGCGAAAAAAGCCGGCGTCTGGGCCACCATCTCCCAATTCGCCGCCGACGAGCTCACCCACCACCACGGCCAGGATCGCCGCCCCGCTGTATTGCAAAACTGGATGGACGCCAGCTACCGCCGCCCCGCCCCCTCTGCCATCGCATCGCTCCGCCAGAAGCTCGGCCTCCCCGATCGCTTCATCCTCTACGTCGGCGGCTACAGCCGCTACAAAAACGTCGAGTGCCTCATCCGCGCCCACGCACTCGCCTCCCACAGCGCACCGCTCCCGCCGCTCGTCCTGGTCGGCAAAATCCCCTCGCTCCACTCCGGCTTCAACCCCTGCGACATCCACGGCGAAATCACCCGCTCAGCCTGCGCCCCCGGCTCCATCCTCATGCCCGGCTACGTCGCCGAGTCCGACATGCCCGCCCTCTACTCCGCCGCCACCCTCTTCGTCTCTCCCTCCCTCCACGAGGGCTTTGGCTACCCTCCCGTCGAAGCGATGGTCGTCGGCTGCCCCATCCTCGTCGCCGACCGCTCCTCCTACCGCGAAATCGTCCCCGATGCCCGCTGCCGCTTCGACCCCGATCAGCCCGAAACCCTCGCCCGTCTGCTGACCGAAGCCACCAGCCAGCCCGAGCGTTTCACCTCCCCGTTCTCCCCGCTCTACGACGAGTCCTCCGGCATCGCCCGCTACCTCGCCGCCATCCGAAGCCTGCACGCGTAA
- a CDS encoding fumarylacetoacetate hydrolase family protein: MKIIRHLTPAGPAYAALQPDGSALALEGEHFTTLLSTGQSIAPGKLLAPLDPTNILGIGLNYRRHAEEGGKAVPTRPMWFMKTTNTVQNPGDPIRLPASSTKVDYEGELAIILGKPARNVPKAEALSYVFGYTIANDISARDWQFEWGGGQFCHAKSFDTFCPLGPVIVTADEIPNPNALRLVTTVNGETRQDWTTADMVFDVPTLISFLSEDRTLPAGTVILTGTPHGVGYACKPPCWLKSGDQIAVSIDSIGTLANGVL, translated from the coding sequence ATGAAAATCATCCGCCACCTCACGCCCGCCGGCCCCGCCTACGCCGCCCTCCAGCCCGACGGCTCCGCCCTCGCCCTCGAAGGCGAACACTTCACCACGCTCCTCTCCACCGGCCAAAGCATAGCCCCCGGCAAGCTCCTCGCCCCGCTCGATCCCACCAACATCCTCGGCATCGGCCTCAACTACCGCCGCCACGCCGAAGAAGGCGGCAAAGCCGTCCCCACCCGCCCCATGTGGTTCATGAAAACCACCAACACCGTCCAAAACCCCGGCGATCCCATCCGCCTCCCCGCCTCCAGCACCAAGGTCGATTACGAAGGCGAACTCGCCATCATCCTCGGCAAACCCGCCCGCAACGTCCCCAAAGCCGAAGCCCTGTCCTACGTTTTCGGCTACACCATCGCCAACGACATCTCCGCCCGCGACTGGCAGTTCGAGTGGGGCGGCGGCCAGTTCTGCCACGCCAAAAGCTTCGACACCTTCTGCCCCCTCGGCCCGGTCATCGTCACCGCAGACGAGATCCCCAACCCCAACGCCCTCCGTCTCGTCACCACCGTCAACGGCGAAACCCGCCAGGACTGGACCACCGCCGACATGGTCTTCGATGTCCCCACCCTCATCTCCTTCCTCAGCGAAGACCGTACCCTCCCCGCCGGCACCGTCATCCTCACCGGCACGCCCCACGGCGTCGGCTACGCCTGCAAACCGCCCTGCTGGCTCAAAAGCGGCGATCAAATTGCAGTCTCCATCGATTCTATAGGCACACTGGCCAACGGCGTTTTGTAA
- a CDS encoding PEP-CTERM sorting domain-containing protein, producing MKTKTSIIVATIAAALASVASAQILPNPSGVNLFNNPLFAGNNANYTTAFGTAGSPNGNLYIDSGANITPPAIVGWNNGVAPFPTFNPNGGTVKAIFLGETAGNLNDFGYVKFPNVGGITDTSNLNYLATDIENSLNGVGNVKSGQEAYVNYGAGETVDFFLYNSGSPYVNGGLGAWFVLGQGGLEAYLHGQALPGYQHYRWTTQQVWTEYVDANGNFTAGLVDTLLVSFEDFTFAQTNPNDAPPIIIPGADYSDFIFAFQFLPSQAVPEPSTYGLMGAAALLGLVGYRRFKASKKAA from the coding sequence ATGAAAACCAAGACATCCATCATCGTAGCGACCATCGCTGCTGCCCTGGCATCCGTTGCCAGCGCCCAGATCCTGCCAAATCCATCTGGCGTGAATCTGTTCAACAACCCACTGTTCGCAGGTAACAACGCCAACTACACGACCGCGTTCGGTACCGCTGGATCGCCAAACGGCAATCTCTACATTGATTCCGGAGCCAACATCACCCCTCCCGCCATCGTTGGTTGGAACAATGGTGTCGCTCCATTCCCGACGTTCAATCCGAACGGCGGCACCGTGAAGGCAATCTTCCTCGGCGAAACAGCCGGTAACTTGAATGACTTCGGCTACGTTAAGTTCCCGAACGTCGGCGGTATCACCGATACCTCCAACCTCAACTACCTCGCTACCGACATCGAAAACTCGCTGAACGGTGTAGGGAATGTGAAGAGCGGCCAGGAAGCCTACGTCAACTACGGCGCTGGCGAGACGGTTGATTTCTTCCTCTACAACTCCGGCAGCCCTTACGTTAACGGCGGCCTCGGCGCTTGGTTCGTTCTCGGTCAAGGCGGCCTCGAAGCTTACCTCCACGGTCAAGCTCTCCCTGGCTACCAGCACTACCGCTGGACCACCCAGCAAGTCTGGACCGAGTACGTTGACGCTAACGGTAACTTCACCGCTGGTCTCGTGGACACCCTCCTCGTTTCCTTCGAAGATTTCACCTTCGCCCAGACCAACCCGAACGATGCTCCTCCGATCATCATTCCTGGTGCTGACTACAGCGACTTCATCTTCGCTTTCCAGTTCCTCCCAAGCCAGGCTGTTCCTGAGCCATCCACCTACGGCCTGATGGGCGCTGCCGCCCTCCTCGGCCTCGTTGGCTACCGCCGCTTCAAGGCTTCCAAAAAAGCCGCCTAA
- a CDS encoding acyl carrier protein, with amino-acid sequence MSEPTDYTSPTRRVHDPLAKFPREVRHAYADFKSTGDTSGLDTVVLAVVRDFIPRHVAPPADQPLPENAKLMADLGYDSLAIAETVFFLEDLFDVKISNEEIMKVSTVAELRAFVRAKLAERPAQ; translated from the coding sequence ATGTCCGAGCCGACTGATTACACCTCTCCCACCCGTCGCGTCCACGACCCGCTGGCCAAATTTCCCCGCGAAGTCCGCCACGCTTACGCCGACTTCAAATCCACCGGCGACACCTCCGGCCTCGACACCGTCGTACTCGCCGTCGTCCGTGACTTCATCCCCCGTCACGTCGCCCCGCCCGCCGACCAACCCCTCCCCGAAAACGCGAAACTCATGGCCGACCTCGGCTACGACTCCCTCGCCATCGCCGAAACCGTTTTCTTCCTCGAAGACCTCTTCGACGTTAAAATCTCCAACGAAGAAATCATGAAGGTCTCCACCGTCGCCGAGCTCCGCGCCTTCGTCCGCGCCAAGCTCGCCGAACGCCCCGCGCAATAA
- the nadB gene encoding L-aspartate oxidase, with translation MTRNFDVLVIGSGIAGLSFALKVAQEGRSVAILTKKTKAESNTNYAQGGIAVVTSQEDAVESHVRDTLVAGDGLCDEKVVREIVRDGPARVQELVDLGLKFSRDESGEYDLGREGGHSERRILHVKDMTGKAIEAALLKAIGREARIALFEHLFAVDIVTTDKLAAEKRGAKKAGKTAAKDVKRAAKTESGKNRVAGLYALDVRDGRVVTFHAPVVILSTGGAGQVYLYTTNPDIATGDGIAMAYRAGVEVRNMEFIQFHPTALYSTTGARFLISEAVRGEGAILRNAAGEAFMPGYHPMADLAPRDIVARAIDAEMKKSGAAHVWLDITHRNEAFLRERFPQIYQTCKKLGINISKDMIPVVPAAHYTCGGVATNLSAETELPGLYACGEVACTGLHGANRLASNSLLEAVVMAHRGAESVGAYLRSAGGRAAPVRIPDWVDLHGGDEDERVVIVHNWDELRRTMWDYVSIMRTTKRLERARTRITTLAREIQDYYWNFSVDPRLLELRNLIEVAGLVVNCALQRKESRGLHAVTDYPKKLKAARDSRLRREK, from the coding sequence ATGACCCGGAATTTTGACGTGCTTGTTATCGGCAGCGGTATCGCGGGGTTGAGCTTCGCGCTCAAAGTCGCTCAGGAAGGGCGCTCGGTCGCGATCCTGACGAAAAAGACGAAGGCGGAGTCGAATACCAACTATGCGCAGGGCGGCATCGCTGTCGTGACGTCGCAGGAAGACGCGGTGGAGTCGCACGTGCGCGACACGCTGGTGGCGGGCGACGGGCTTTGTGATGAAAAAGTGGTGCGCGAGATCGTGCGCGATGGTCCGGCTCGGGTGCAGGAGCTGGTGGATCTGGGGCTGAAATTTTCGCGCGATGAGTCGGGCGAGTACGATCTCGGGCGGGAGGGCGGACACAGCGAGCGGCGCATCCTTCACGTGAAGGATATGACAGGGAAGGCGATCGAGGCGGCGCTACTCAAGGCGATCGGACGCGAGGCGCGGATCGCGCTATTCGAGCATTTATTCGCAGTGGATATCGTGACGACGGACAAGCTGGCGGCGGAGAAGCGAGGAGCGAAGAAGGCAGGGAAAACGGCGGCGAAAGACGTGAAACGTGCAGCGAAAACAGAGTCGGGAAAAAATCGGGTGGCGGGGTTGTACGCGCTCGATGTGCGGGACGGACGGGTGGTGACGTTTCATGCGCCGGTGGTGATTTTATCCACGGGCGGAGCGGGGCAGGTTTATCTTTATACGACGAATCCGGACATCGCGACGGGCGACGGGATCGCAATGGCTTACCGGGCGGGCGTGGAGGTGCGGAACATGGAGTTCATTCAGTTTCATCCGACGGCGCTGTATTCGACGACTGGAGCGCGGTTTCTCATCAGTGAGGCGGTGCGTGGCGAGGGGGCGATTTTGCGGAATGCGGCGGGCGAAGCGTTCATGCCGGGTTATCACCCGATGGCGGACCTCGCGCCGCGCGACATCGTGGCGCGGGCGATTGATGCGGAGATGAAGAAGTCGGGCGCGGCGCATGTGTGGCTGGATATCACGCACCGCAACGAGGCGTTTTTGCGGGAGCGGTTTCCGCAGATTTATCAGACGTGCAAAAAACTCGGGATCAACATCAGCAAGGACATGATCCCGGTGGTGCCGGCGGCGCATTATACGTGTGGCGGTGTGGCGACGAATCTGTCGGCGGAGACGGAGCTGCCGGGGTTGTACGCGTGTGGAGAGGTGGCCTGCACGGGTCTGCACGGGGCGAATCGGCTGGCGAGTAATTCCCTCCTCGAAGCGGTGGTGATGGCGCATCGCGGCGCGGAGTCGGTGGGGGCGTATTTGCGATCAGCGGGCGGGCGGGCGGCACCGGTGCGCATCCCGGATTGGGTGGATCTGCATGGCGGCGATGAAGACGAGCGGGTGGTGATCGTTCACAACTGGGATGAGCTGCGCCGCACGATGTGGGATTACGTGAGCATCATGCGCACGACGAAGCGGCTGGAGCGGGCGCGCACGCGGATCACGACGCTCGCGCGGGAGATTCAGGACTACTATTGGAATTTCTCGGTCGATCCGCGTCTGCTGGAGCTGCGCAATTTGATCGAGGTGGCGGGGCTGGTGGTGAACTGCGCGCTCCAGCGGAAGGAGAGCCGTGGGCTCCATGCGGTGACGGATTACCCGAAGAAGCTGAAGGCGGCACGGGATTCGCGGTTGCGGCGGGAAAAGTAA